AACTTTAATGCTACGTCCTTCAGTAACAGCAACAGCAGGAGCCATCCATTTAGCTATATCAGCAGCAACAGAATCATCTGTCCAGTGACCAACTACTATTTTACGAGCTATATCAAGTCTAGCTCCGATATATCCAAATTCTCTATCTCCATGAGCTGCTTGGTTTAAATTCATGAAGTCCATATCAATTGTTCCCCAAGGAATTTCTTTATTAAATTGAGTATGAAGGTGAAGTAATGGTTTTCTAAGTTCTGTTAAACCATGAATCCACATCTTAGCTGGTGAGAATGTATGCATCCAAGTGATTATACCAGCGCAATTTTCAGAAATATTAGCATCATTACATACTTTTCTAATTGAATCAGAATTAGTAGCAACTGTTTTAAATATAATTTTATACGGTAGAGCTTTAGAATTTAACCCTTCAACAATTTTTTTAGTGTTATCGGACACTTGATCTATTACTTCAGGACCGTAAAGAGGTTGACTTCCTGTAACAAACCAAAATTCATAATTTTTTAACTTTATCATTTAAAATTCCTCCTACATAATAAAATATTTATTAGATTTTAATATACATTTTCATAAATACAAACAAACTTAGATGTATGTACAAGTATATTATAATATAATAGTATTGTACATACAAGAGGAAAGCGAAAAAATTATTGATAATTTTTTTATAAAATAAAAGAAAAATAGAGAAAATATTAAGATGGATTTATATTTATGATTTGAGTAAACACTGTGTTGTACAATGTATTAGTAAAAACATGCGATATGGTGAGATGTTTCAATTTAATTAAATAAATAATTCGTAAAAACTATTGATATAATAATAAAATGGATATATAATCAAATCATCAAGTGCGTACAACTTCTGAAATTTAATATTTTAAGAAAAGTAGTGCATACTCTATTTGAATGGAAGTAGTTGATAAATAATGAAAGAATCTGAAACAAAACACGAAATTATTGAAAAATATTATATAAATCTTGTAGAAGAGAATAAGGTTTCATCAGGAGAACAATTAGCTTCTGAGCATGAAATAGCCACTCTATTTAATGTAAGCAGGCATACAGTAAGACAGGCACTTAGTTATTTAGTACAAGAGGGGTGGATATATAAAGAAAGAGGAAAAGGAAGTTTTTACTCTAATAAAAAAACAAATGAAATTAAGAAGAATGTTGCGGTACTTACAACGTATATATCAGATTATATTTTTCCTAAAATTATAGCAGGTATAGAAGAGGAACTTAGAAAAAAGGGATATAATTTATTGCTATTTAATAGTAATAATGATATTGAAAATGAAAGAATTTGTTTTGAAAATATTATAAATCAAGATATAGCGGGGCTAATAGTAGAACCAGCACAAAGTACTATAAATAATTTACACCATGAAAGCATAAAAAAATTAGAAAAGAATAACATAAAATATATTGCAATAAATGCTAATTGTGATGAAGAAAACTCTGCTTTCATTATAGTGGATGATGAACAAGGTGGATATAAACTAACAAATTATTTGTTAGAACTTGGTCATAAGAATATTGCTGCAATATTTAAAGCAGATGATTTACAAGGTGAAAAACGTAGAAAAGGTTATATAAAAGCTCTTAAAGAATACGATTTGAGTTTTGATAAAAATATAGTAGGAGAATATATAACTGATAATGAAGAAATGTACATAAATCAATTTACAAAAAAGATATTAAGTCTTGAAAATAAACCAACAGCAATTGTCTGCTATAATGATAAAGTTGCTTTAAGAGTAATAGACAATTGTAGAAAAGAAGGTATAAAAATACCTAGAGATTTATCAATTGTAAGTTTTGATGATTCTAGCTTAGCAGTTTCATCAGATGTTAAGCTTACAACAATAAAACATCCAAAGGAAGAAATGGGGATAAAAGCAGCAAAATGTATTATTGATATGATTGAAGGAAGAATAGATAAACCTCAATATACATATAATGCTGAGCTTATTGTTAGAGATTCATGTTCTAGAGTTTAATATTTTATCTTTGTTTCACAGTAATTTAAATTTTAAAATGCTTGAAGCAAAGATGAATTTTAATATATTATTATGCATATTGTTGTACGTACAAACATACAACAAGAGGGTATGTGTAAATTTTAAAGATATACACAGCTAAAAAAGTGCGAAGCACAATAGAGAACTTTTTAAAGCATATATAAGACCATTTAATAGAAACCACGTAGTGGTTTTATCATTAGTTGTTAACTATACATTGCCCACAGGGGATACCAATAAAGGGCATTAACTCTTAATTGAATTAAGGAGGATATTATGTTAGAAAAATTAAAGAAAAAAGTTTATGAAGCAAATATGGAACTACAAAGAAAAGGACTTGTAATTTATACATGGGGAAATGTAAGCGAAATTGATAGAGAAACAGGCCTAGTAGTAATAAAACCAAGTGGTGTTGATTATGACACTATGAAAGCAGAAGACATGGTAGTTATAGACTTAGATGGAAATATAATTGAAGGAAAATATAAACCTTCAACTGATACCGCAACTCATTTAGTTATGTATAACACTTATCCAAGTATTGGAGGAGTTGTTCATACTCATTCAGAATGGGCAACAACTTTTGCTCAAGCAGGAATGTCTATACCAGCTTTTGGAACAACTCATGCAGATTATTTCTATGGAGATATTCCATGCACTCGTGACTTAACTGATCAAGAAATTAGTGGAGAATATGAAAAAGAAACAGGAAATGTAATAGTAGAAACAATTGGAGATAAAAATCCATTAGAAATTCCTGCTATTGTAGTTAAAAATCACGGACCATTTGCTTGGGGAAAAGATGCTAATTCAGCAGTTTATAATGCAGTAGTATTAGATAAGGTGGCTGAAATGGCATATAAAACAATCACTTTAAATAATAATGTAAAAGGTGTTAAACAACATCTTTTAGATAAACACTATCTTAGAAAACATGGTGCAAATGCATATTATGGACAATAAAATCAATGTACAATTGACAATTGAGGGAAAAAAGCTTATAGCTTTTCGAAAAATATATAAATTTAGAAATTCCATTAGGGAAAAGTGATAATCCAAATCTTGTATTTGGTTATCAGACCTTTCTCTTTGAGGTTCATCCTAAATTATTAACTGTTAATTGTCAATTGTTAACTAAATTAATGAGGAGATGTTGAGAAAATGAGATTTTTTTTAGACACAGCAAACATAGAACATATAAAAGAAGCAAATGAAATGGGAGTAATATGTGGTGTAACTACAAATCCATCATTAGTTGCAAAAGAAGGTAGAGACTTTAATGAAGTAATAAAAGAAATAACAGAAATAGTAGATGGACCAATAAGTGGAGAAGTTATAAGTGAAGATGCTCAAGGAATGATTAAAGAAGGAAGAGAAATTGCAGCAATTCATAAGAATATGATTGTAAAAATTCCAATGACAGCAGAAGGACTTAAGGCAACTAAGGTTCTATCTAAAGAAGGAATTAAAACAAATGTAACTTTAATTTTTTCAGTAACACAAGCATTACTTGCTGCTAATGCAGGAGCAACATATGTAAGTCCATTCTTAGGAAGAATAGATGATATTTCAATGGATGGAATGGAACTTGTTAGAAATATTGCAGATATATTTGCAATTCATGGAATAGAAACAGAAATAATCGCAGCTAGTGTAAGAAATCCAATTCATGTTATTCAAGCAGCACAAGCTGGAGCAGATATTTCAACAATACCATATAGCTTAGTTCTACAAATGATAAAACATCCGTTAACAGATCAAGGATTAGAAAAGTTTAAGGCAGATTGGGCGGCAGCGTTTGGGTCAGTTAACAATTAACAGTTAAGTAGGAAAAGCTTGCAGCTTTTCTGAAGATTAATATATTTAGAATGTAATTTATAAAATTAGTAATGTAAAGTGAGGAAAAAAATGAGTAGAGAGTTAGATAAGTTATCTATTAATGCAATAAGGGTGCTTTCAGCAGATGCAATTGAAAAATCACAATCTGGACATCCGGGACTTCCGCTTGGCGCAGCTAGTATGGCATTTACACTATGGACAAAGATGAATCATAGTGGAAAAAACCCTTATTGGGAAAATAGAGATAGATTTGTATTGTCAGCAGGACATGGTTCAATGCTTGAATATTCATTATTACATTTATTTGGATATGGTGTAACAGTTGAAGATATAAAAAATTTCAGACAAGTAGGTAGTTTAACACCAGGACATCCAGAGTATGGTCATACTCAAGGTGTTGAAATTACAACAGGACCACTTGGACAAGGTATATGTAATGCCGTAGGAATGGCAATGGCAGAAGCACATCTTGCAGAAAAGTTTAATAAAGAGAACTATAGTGTAGTTGAACACTATACATATGCAATCTGTGGAGATGGTTGTCTTATGGAAGGAATCTCAGGAGAAGCATCATCACTAGCTGGAACTTTAGGTCTTGGAAAATTAGTTGTATTATATGATTCAAATAATATTTCAATTGAAGGAAGTACTGATATAGCATTTAGAGAAGATGTAGCTAAGAGATATGAAGCTTATGGCTGGCAAGTATTAAACATTGCTGATGGAAATGATATAGATGCAATAGAAGCTGCTATTGAAGAAGCTAAAGCAGAAACTTTAAAACCTTCAATTATAATAGTTAAAAACCAAATTGGTTTCGGATGCCCCGCAAAACAAGGAAAAGCATCAGCACATGGGGAACCATTGGGAACTGAAAATGTAAAAGCTATGAAAGAAAACTTAGGTTGGAAGACAGAACCAGCATTTTATGTGCCAGATGAAGTATATACAAATATGAATGAACATATAGAAGAAGGCGTTTCAAAAGAAGAAGCTTGGAACAAATTATTTAAAGAATATAAAAAAGAATATCCAGAATTAGCAAAAGAATACGATCAATGGTTTAGCGATGAAGTTGATAAGGAAGCATTATTAAATAATGAAGAATTCTGGAGCTTTGATAAAGAAATGGCTACAAGAGAATCTTCGGGAATAATGATAAATAGATTAGCTAAATTAATTCCTAATTTAATAGGAGGATCAGCAGATTTAGCTCCTTCAAATAAAACTTATATGGCTGGCAAGGGAGACTTCTCAGATACTGACAGAAGCGGACAAAATCTTCATTTTGGAGTAAGAGAACATGCAATGGCAGCTATAGTTAATGGTATGTATGTACATGGTGGACTTAAAGTATTCTGTTCAACATTCTTCGTATTCAGTGACTACATGAAGGGTGCTATGAGACTATCAAGTCTTATGAATCTTCCAATAGCTTACGTTTTAACACATGATAGTATTGGAGTGGGAGAAGATGGTCCAACACATCAACCAATAGAACAATTATCAGCACTTAGAAGTATGCCAAACATGACGGTATTTAGACCAGCTGACTCAAAAGAAACAGCAGCAGCTTGGTATTATGCTGTAACTAATGGAACTACACCAACATCATTGGTATTAACAAGACAAAAATTACCACTATATGATGGATGTCCTAAGAGAGCATTAAAGGGTGGATATATACTTAAAGATTCTAAAAAGGAAACTCCAGATGTACTTCTTATGGCATCAGGTTCAGAAGTTGAATTAATATTTAAAGCAGCTGACGAATTAGCTACTAAAGGAATAGATGCAAGAGTTATAAGTATGCCATCATTCGAGTTATTCGAAGCACAAGATGAAGCTTATAAAGAATCGGTTATGCCAAATAAAGTGAGAGCAAGAGTTGCTGTTGAAGCATTAACATCATTTGGATGGCATAAATATGTAGGTCTAGATGGAGATGTTATTTCACTAGATACTTTCGGAGCATCAGGAAATGCAAATACATTATTTAAACAATTTGGATTTACTGTAGAAAATGTTGTTGATAAGGCCATGAAGGTAGTTAACAAATAATTATAACAATATATACCTAATAAATATAATAAGTAGTTAAATATAAAAAATATATGTATAGATGTGTGTAAAATAGTAATTATGTAGTTTTAACAAAAATAAAAGAAAGTGTACTTTATAGAGTACATTTTCTTAAATGGTTTAAATGAAATCAATAGATATATAATGGAGGTTTTTTTATGAGTATAGAAATTAATGATATAAAAAATGCCATCATCAATGGTAAAACAGTACTTGGCATTGAACTTGGTTCAACTCGAATTAAAGCAGTTCTGATTGATGAAGATAATGCACCTATCGCTTCTGGTAGCCATGATTGGGAGAATAAATATATTAACAATATATGGACTTACAGCTTAGATGACATTTGGACTGGTGTACAAGACAGTTATAAGAATATGGCTGAGGATGTTAAACAAAAATATGGAGTAACTCTTCAAAATATAGGAGCAATCGGATTTAGTGCCATGATGCATGGCTATATGGCCTTCAACAAAGAGGGAGAACTTTTAGTACCATTCCGTACATGGCGAAACACTATTACTGAAAAGGCTTCAGAAGAATTGACAAAACTGTTTAATTACCATATTCCTCAAAGATGGAGCATTGCTCATCTTTATCAGGCTATATTAAATCAGGAAGAACATGTAGCTGATATTAATTTCCAAACAACCTTAGAAGGATACCTACATTGGAAATTAACAGGACAAAAGGTTATAGGAATTGGTGAAGCATCGGGAATGTTCCCTATTGATATAAATACGAAGAACTATAATTCACATATGATTCAGCAGTTTGATGAATTGATTGCTTCTAAAAATTTTTCATGGAAACTTGAAAATATTTTTCCAAAGGTTTTATTAGCCGGTGAAAAGGCTGGTGTTCTTACTGAAGAAGGAGTAAAGCTTTTAGATGTCACAGGACAGTTAAAACCAGGTATTCCACTTTGCCCTCCAGAAGGCGATGCAGGAACAGGCATGGTCGCAACTAACAGCGTAGCAAAGCGTACTGGTAATGTTTCTGCTGGAACATCTGTTTTTGCAATGATTGTACTTGAAAATGAATTGTCAAAAGCATATGAAGAAATCGATTTAGTTACAACACCTACTGGTAACTTAGTAGCTATGGTTCACTGCAATAACTGTACTTCAGACCTAAATGCATGGGTTGGATTATTTAAAGAATTTGCAGAAGCAATGGGTGTAGAAGTTGACATGAATAAGTTATTTGCAACTTTATATAACAAGGCACTTGAAGGAGATGCAGATTGTGGAGGCTTATTAGCTTATAATTATTTCTCAGGTGAACATATAACTAATTTTGAAGAAGGACGTCCATTGTTTGTGCGTTCACCAGAAAGCAAATTCAACCTAGCTAATTTTATGCGTGTTAATTTATTCACATCATTAGGTGCACTAAAAACTGGTTTAGATATTCTTCTTAAAAAAGAAGGAGTTCAACTAGATGAAATCTTAGGTCACGGTGGCTTATTTAAGACTAAAGATGTAGGACAAAAAATTATGGCTGCTGCTATTGATGCTCCAGTTTCTGTTATGGAAACTGCTGGAGAAGGCGGATCATGGGGTATTGCATTACTTGCGTCTTATATGCTAAACAAAGGGTCAAATGAAACATTACAAGACTATCTTACAAATAAAGTATTTATAGGAAAAATGGGTACAAAGATAGATCCTGATAGTAAGGATGTTGAAGGTTTTAACGAATTTATGAAACGTTACACTAAAGGACTTGCTATTGAAAGAGCAGCAGTAGATAATCTCAAATAAATATTTAATATAATACACTTATGAAGGAGTTGTCGCAAAATGATTTAAGTTTTAATCATAAGCGAAGCTCCTTTTGTGATTGTCAACTAATGGTGATTTAAAAAGAGTAGTTAGTTTATTATGAAATTTCATAAATACAAATGAATTTTAGATGTATGTACATGATAGGGATAATACAATGATATTGTACATACGATATTAAAATAAAAAAAATATTAATAGATTATAGTTATTTATTAAATAAAAAAATGAAAAACTATTGATATAATAATGAAAACGATATATAATAAAAACATCAAGTACGTACAACTTATTAACAAGTACCATTTTATAAAGTTATAATTATTAAGAATTTATGGAATGCTTTAATTAGATGTAAGTAACTGAGAATGATAAAACAAGTATTTAATTTGGACAAGCAGACTGAATATGTAAAGAAAGGTGAAACGGAAGTCTTTAATCCAGTGAGAAAGCAAGAAAATATTGCTGTACTTACAAGATACATATATAAAGAGTATATATTACAATTTTTCATATTTAAATTATGAGAAGAGTATCAATTCAATATAAAATAATAATATCTATTAAGATTGGAGAGAAGTTTAATGAATGAAAAGTACATTACTTTATGTAACAAATTATTATACTATTTAATAGCGCCTTGCTTATTACTATATTTCATTATGATAGATATAGGTTTTCTTACTACTTCCTTCGGGATGTTATTGATATTTGGAATATGCATAGTTTTGGGTGTAGCTATCCCGACGATATATAAGAAAAAGAATACAGAGTATAAGTTTAATGTTAGTAGTAAATATGCCAATATTATGGCTGTATTAGTTATTTTGGAACTTTCATATAATTTCTATAAATAGGAATAAATTTGTAATCAGTAAAGAAAAAATCTGGTTCGAAATAAGAGATACATAATGCAAAGTTGTAACTGTATTTATTAAGTTAGTATATTACCTTTTAGTATATTTTAATTTATCATAAGTGATAACGATTAAATAGATTAGAAGAAAATATAAATTAAAAAAATATATATGGAGATTGAAGGGAGAAATAATTATGAAAAAGAAATTAATGGCAATGTTAGTATCAATGACACTTCTAGGATCATTAGTAGGATGTGGGGTTTCAACTACTGCTCCAGGGGGTGCAACAGACGAGAAGAGTAGTTCTAGTTCAGACTCAAAAGAAACAAAGGCTGATGGAAAAACTATTGGTATTCTTATGCCAACTAAATCTTCTGAACGTTGGATAAAAGATGGAGATGATATGGTAAAAGCATTAAAAGACCTTGGATATTCTACAGATTTGCAATATGCAGAAGATGTTGTAGAAACTCAAGTATCACAAGCTGAAAACTTAATCACAAAAGGTGTAAGTGCTTTAGTAATTGCTAATATTGATGGTGAATCTTTAACTGATGTTTGTCAAAAAGCGAAGGATGCAGGAATTCCTGTTATTGCTTATGACCGTTTGATTAAAAATACTGAAAATGTAGACTATTATATTTCTTTTGATAATACTCTTGTAGGGGTTCAAGTTGGTCAATACATTGAAAAATCATTAGATCTAAAAAATGCAAGTAAGTCATTCAATATAGAATTATTTGCAGGTTCTCCGGATGATAACAATGCACACATGTTATACGATGGTGCAATGAGTGTACTTAAACCTTATATAGATTCTAAAAAATTAAATGTAGTTTCAGGACAAACTTCATTTGATGAAGTTTGTACATTAAGATGGGATGGTGCTTTAGCACAAGCAAGAATGGAAAATTTATTAACAGCTAATTACTCAGCTGGTAAAAAAGTTGATGCAGTATTTTCATCTTTTGATGGATTAAGCCGTGGTATTGTAGAAGCATTAAGAAGTGTTGGTTATGGATCTGCTGATCTTCCATGGCCAGTAATTACAGGACAAGATGCAGAAACTGCAACAGTTAAATCTATTATTGCTGGTGAACAAACACAAACAATATTTAAAGATACAAGAATGCTATCAGCTCAAGCTGTTAAGACAGTTGATGCAGTTTTAAAAGGACAAAAAGCAGAAGTTAATGATGAGAAAACTTATAACAATGGCGTAAAAGTTGTACCATCTTATCTATGTACTCCAGTTTCAGTAGACAAAACTAATTATAAGGCAGTTTTAGTTGATTCAGGATATATAAAAGAAGCAGATCTTTCTAAATAGAATTATATTATAGCAATTATAGTGGCAACTTATTGCCACTATAATTGAAATAAGGAGGGGCGTAACATATGGTGAATAATAATGATATTATTCTTGAAATGATAAATATAACAAAAACATTTCCAGGGGTAAAAGCCTTAGATAATGTTAATCTACAAGTACAGTCCGGAGAAATTCATTCTCTTTGTGGAGAAAATGGAGCAGGTAAATCTACATTAATGAAAGTTCTAAGTGGAATATATCCTTATGGGACATATGAAGGCGCTATTTTATATAATGGGAAAGCTTGTAAATATAAAAGTGTAAAAGATAGTGAAGCTGATGGAATAGTTATTATACATCAAGAGTTAGCTTTGAGTCCTTATCTTAGCATAGCAGAAAATATTTTTATTGGAAATGAAGTTGCAAAATATGGAGTTATTAACTGGCATGAGGTAAAAATTAGAACTAAGGAATTACTTGAAAAAGTTGGATTGAATGAAGATCCAGATACTGTTGTCAATACACTTAGTGTTGGTAAACAACAATTAATTGAAATTGCTAAAGCATTATCAAAGAACGTAAAATTATTAATTCTAGATGAACCAACAGCATCATTAAATGATGATGATAGTGAGCATTTATTGGATTTAATGTTAGAGTTGAAAGAACAAGGAATTACATCTATTTTGATTTCACATAAATTAAATGAAGTTTCAAAAGTTTGTGATTCTATAACTATATTGCGTGATGGAGCAACTATTGAAACTTTAGATGCATCCGGTGGGAAAGTCCCAGAAGATAGAATTGTTAAAGGGATGGTAGGTCGTGAACTTACAGATCGTTATCCAAAGAGAACTCCTAAAATAGGAGATATACTATTTGAAGTGAAAAATTGGAATGTTTATCATCCAGATTATCCTGATAGAAGAATGGTTCATAATGTAAATATAAATGTAAGGAAAGGTGAAGTTCTTGGAATTGCTGGACTTATGGGCGCAGGAAGAACTGAACTTGCAATGAGTATTTTCGGAAGAACATACGGAGAAAAAATTTCTGGAACTCTTATAAAAGATGGTAAAGAAATTCATATAAAAACAGTTAAAGATGCAATTGATGCAGGTATTGCTTATGTAACTGAAGATAGAAAGGAAGCAGGGTTAAATTTAATTGATGATATACGTCATAATATTACAATTGCTTCATTAAATAAAATTTCTAATAAAGGTGTTATAAATGAACAAGTTGAAATTTTAGCATCAGAAGAATTTAGGAAATCAATGAAAATAAAAACTCCAAGCATATTACAAATTACAGGAAACTTAAGTGGAGGTAATCAACAAAAAGTAATACTTTCAAGATGGATTTATGCAGAACCAGACATATTAATACTTGATGAACCTACCAGAGGAATTGACGTTGGAGCAAAATATGAAATATATACAATTATAAATGATTTAGTGGCTCAAGGAAAAGCTGTTATTGTAATTTCTTCTGAATTACCAGAAGTTCTTGGAATAAGCGATAGAATTTATGTTATGAATGAAGGGAAAATGATAGGAGAACTAGATGGAAAAGATGCTACTCAAGAAATTATTATGAGTAAAATAGTTGCAGCAAAAAACGAGGAGGCAGTAAAATGAGTGAGGAAAAAATTATAAAAAAAAATAATGATCAACAAGAACATAAAAAAGTTGAAAAGAGTTCATTAAGTAAATTTATGACGGAAAACGGTATGTTTATTGCATTGTTAGCAGTAGTAGCTATATTTCAAATTTTGACTAAAGGAATTATGTTAAAACCACTTAATATAACAAATTTAATTCAACAAAATGGATATGTACTTATTCTTGCGGTAGGTATGCTACTGGTAGTTATTGTTGGTACTGTTGATCTTGCAGTTGGTTCTGTTTGTGCCTTTATTGGAGCTGTAGCAGGGGTTGTTATGGTTAACCGAGGAATGGACCCTGTAATGTCTGTTATTATATCACTTTTAATAGGTATGGCTGTTGGAGCTATTCAAGGATATTGGATTGCCTATAAATTAATTCCTGGCTTTGTAGTAACTTTAGCTGGTCAATTAATCTTTAGAGGATTTACAATGATAATATTAAATGGTAAGACAATTGCACCATTTCCAACATCATTTGCTAATCTAGGATCAGGATTTGTACCACCATTATTTTATGTGCAAATGGGTTCGGGTTATTTAGTTGGATCATCAATAATTATTGGTATTATATTAGCAGTAGTTATGGTATTGAAAAATATACAAAGTAGAAATAAACTTCAAAAATACAATTTTACTGTTGAAAATAAGACATCGTTTATGGCTAAAAATGCTGCTATAGTTATAGTAATTATTGCTGCAACGTTTGTATTAGGATCTTATAAAGGAATACCTAATATATTAGTAATCGCAGGAATAATAATAGCAATTTATTCATTTGTTACAACTAAAACAGTATTTGGTAGACAAGTATATGCAGTTGGTGGTAATAAAAAGGCAGCGGCACTATCAGGTGTAAAGGTTGATAAAACTACATTTTTAGTATTTGTAAATATGGGACTATTAGCAGCAGTAGCAGGACTTGCTTATGCAGCTCGTGTTAACTCAGCCCAACCTAAAGCCGGTGTTAACTTTGAATTAGATGCTTTAGCAGCCTGTTACATAGGTGGTGCATCTACAGCAGGTGGTACTGGAAGAATTATGGGAGCAGTTGTTGGTGGACTAGTATTGGGAGTTCTTAACAATGGTATGTCTTTAATGGGAGTTGATAATAACTGGCAACAAGCTATTAAAGGATTCGTATTACTATTTGCAGTAGTATTTGATTTATATTCAAAGAAAAAGAAATAATGTTTAATTAGTACTCTACATAAGTAGGGAAGCAAACCTATGATCTTGTGTGAGTCACTTACTCAGCGAACGCATGTGAGTCGAGTTTCCCTTAAAAAATGTTTTGAGTAATTTCATTAAATATATCTATTAGTAAATAATAAAATTAATTATGTATAAATTAAAAGAGAATAGTGTGTATAAAATAATAAATAAAAATGAAAGCAAGTTTTGCAACAAATCATTTCAATGAAAGTGCAAAACTGGCTTTTATTTTTATATAAAATATCAAATGGAGTAATATTAAAAATAGATATTAAGTAATATTTTTACGGTTGTTTTTCAAGAGTTGTTAATATAAGAAAAACAGATATTAATAATAAAAAATAATACACAATTTAGTGGTTAACATAAAAGGTAAAAGCTTTGCTACAGGATTAAAATTATGTTAAAATAATAAGATAATCTGACTTTGAGGACAAATCCAACAAGGAAGATATATAAAACGAAATCGTTCTGAAGTACATTAGGGTTAGTCCCAAATGATAAGGCGGTATTATAAGATAGCTTTGAATACACTATCTCTATGCCTTTTTTGGGGTATAGAGATTATTTTTTTGAAAGGAAATAACTAATATGGATACAAGAATAGCGTTAGTTGGAATTATAGTAGATAATATTGATTCAAC
The DNA window shown above is from Clostridium beijerinckii and carries:
- a CDS encoding GntR family transcriptional regulator, producing the protein MKESETKHEIIEKYYINLVEENKVSSGEQLASEHEIATLFNVSRHTVRQALSYLVQEGWIYKERGKGSFYSNKKTNEIKKNVAVLTTYISDYIFPKIIAGIEEELRKKGYNLLLFNSNNDIENERICFENIINQDIAGLIVEPAQSTINNLHHESIKKLEKNNIKYIAINANCDEENSAFIIVDDEQGGYKLTNYLLELGHKNIAAIFKADDLQGEKRRKGYIKALKEYDLSFDKNIVGEYITDNEEMYINQFTKKILSLENKPTAIVCYNDKVALRVIDNCRKEGIKIPRDLSIVSFDDSSLAVSSDVKLTTIKHPKEEMGIKAAKCIIDMIEGRIDKPQYTYNAELIVRDSCSRV
- the araD gene encoding L-ribulose-5-phosphate 4-epimerase (catalyzes the isomerization of L-ribulose 5-phosphate to D-xylulose 5-phosphate in the anaerobic catabolism of L-ascorbate; links the arabinose metabolic pathway to the pentose phosphate pathway and allows the bacteria to use arabinose as an energy source) → MLEKLKKKVYEANMELQRKGLVIYTWGNVSEIDRETGLVVIKPSGVDYDTMKAEDMVVIDLDGNIIEGKYKPSTDTATHLVMYNTYPSIGGVVHTHSEWATTFAQAGMSIPAFGTTHADYFYGDIPCTRDLTDQEISGEYEKETGNVIVETIGDKNPLEIPAIVVKNHGPFAWGKDANSAVYNAVVLDKVAEMAYKTITLNNNVKGVKQHLLDKHYLRKHGANAYYGQ
- the fsa gene encoding fructose-6-phosphate aldolase, yielding MRFFLDTANIEHIKEANEMGVICGVTTNPSLVAKEGRDFNEVIKEITEIVDGPISGEVISEDAQGMIKEGREIAAIHKNMIVKIPMTAEGLKATKVLSKEGIKTNVTLIFSVTQALLAANAGATYVSPFLGRIDDISMDGMELVRNIADIFAIHGIETEIIAASVRNPIHVIQAAQAGADISTIPYSLVLQMIKHPLTDQGLEKFKADWAAAFGSVNN
- the tkt gene encoding transketolase, which gives rise to MSRELDKLSINAIRVLSADAIEKSQSGHPGLPLGAASMAFTLWTKMNHSGKNPYWENRDRFVLSAGHGSMLEYSLLHLFGYGVTVEDIKNFRQVGSLTPGHPEYGHTQGVEITTGPLGQGICNAVGMAMAEAHLAEKFNKENYSVVEHYTYAICGDGCLMEGISGEASSLAGTLGLGKLVVLYDSNNISIEGSTDIAFREDVAKRYEAYGWQVLNIADGNDIDAIEAAIEEAKAETLKPSIIIVKNQIGFGCPAKQGKASAHGEPLGTENVKAMKENLGWKTEPAFYVPDEVYTNMNEHIEEGVSKEEAWNKLFKEYKKEYPELAKEYDQWFSDEVDKEALLNNEEFWSFDKEMATRESSGIMINRLAKLIPNLIGGSADLAPSNKTYMAGKGDFSDTDRSGQNLHFGVREHAMAAIVNGMYVHGGLKVFCSTFFVFSDYMKGAMRLSSLMNLPIAYVLTHDSIGVGEDGPTHQPIEQLSALRSMPNMTVFRPADSKETAAAWYYAVTNGTTPTSLVLTRQKLPLYDGCPKRALKGGYILKDSKKETPDVLLMASGSEVELIFKAADELATKGIDARVISMPSFELFEAQDEAYKESVMPNKVRARVAVEALTSFGWHKYVGLDGDVISLDTFGASGNANTLFKQFGFTVENVVDKAMKVVNK
- a CDS encoding ATPase; its protein translation is MSIEINDIKNAIINGKTVLGIELGSTRIKAVLIDEDNAPIASGSHDWENKYINNIWTYSLDDIWTGVQDSYKNMAEDVKQKYGVTLQNIGAIGFSAMMHGYMAFNKEGELLVPFRTWRNTITEKASEELTKLFNYHIPQRWSIAHLYQAILNQEEHVADINFQTTLEGYLHWKLTGQKVIGIGEASGMFPIDINTKNYNSHMIQQFDELIASKNFSWKLENIFPKVLLAGEKAGVLTEEGVKLLDVTGQLKPGIPLCPPEGDAGTGMVATNSVAKRTGNVSAGTSVFAMIVLENELSKAYEEIDLVTTPTGNLVAMVHCNNCTSDLNAWVGLFKEFAEAMGVEVDMNKLFATLYNKALEGDADCGGLLAYNYFSGEHITNFEEGRPLFVRSPESKFNLANFMRVNLFTSLGALKTGLDILLKKEGVQLDEILGHGGLFKTKDVGQKIMAAAIDAPVSVMETAGEGGSWGIALLASYMLNKGSNETLQDYLTNKVFIGKMGTKIDPDSKDVEGFNEFMKRYTKGLAIERAAVDNLK